Proteins encoded in a region of the Streptomyces sp. NBC_00258 genome:
- the bldG gene encoding anti-sigma factor antagonist BldG, which translates to MDLSLSTRTVGDRTVVEVGGEIDVYTAPKLREQLVELVNDGSFHLVVDMEGVDFLDSTGLGVLVGGLKRVRAHEGSLRLVCNQERILKIFRITGLTKVFPIHTSVEEAVAATD; encoded by the coding sequence GTGGACCTGTCCCTGTCGACCCGTACCGTCGGCGATCGTACGGTCGTCGAGGTCGGTGGCGAAATCGATGTATATACCGCGCCCAAGCTGCGCGAGCAGTTGGTCGAGCTGGTGAACGACGGCAGTTTTCACCTCGTCGTAGACATGGAGGGCGTGGACTTCCTCGACTCCACCGGGCTCGGCGTTCTGGTCGGCGGCCTGAAGCGGGTGCGTGCCCATGAGGGTTCGCTCCGGCTCGTCTGCAATCAGGAGCGCATTCTGAAGATCTTCCGCATCACCGGCCTCACCAAGGTGTTCCCGATCCACACCTCGGTCGAGGAAGCGGTGGCGGCCACCGACTGA
- a CDS encoding DEAD/DEAH box helicase, whose amino-acid sequence MAFNHLPAGVHDALGPLSVTPVTHSMPMAKNHRSDRTSTDTASRPSPGEILDRLASGPSRASRITHTEHLPPREGRHAVWPDRIRAEVIAAVQSAGIEHPWAHQALAAEHALDGDSVIVSTGTASGKSLAYLVPVLSTLLDGSEAPNGRGTTALYLAPTKALAADQRRSVKELSQPLGNAVRSAVYDGDTPVEEREWVRQYANYVLTNPDMLHRGILPSHPRWSSFLRALRYVVIDECHTYRGVFGSHVAQVLRRLRRLCARYGSSPVFLMASATAAEPSVAASRLTGLKVLEVADDASPRGELVFALWEPPLTELHGEKGAPVRRTATAETADLLTDLTVQGVRSVAFVRSRRGAELISVIAQERLAEVDRSLARRVAAYRGGYLPEERRALEQALHSGELLGLAATTALELGIDVSGLDAVVIAGYPGTRASLWQQAGRAGRSGQGALAILVARDDPLDTFLVHHPEALFDQPVESTVLDPDNPYVLAPHLCAAAAELPLTDDDLPLFGPATAELLPQLEAAKLLRRRTKAWHWTRRERAADLADIRGGGGSPVQIVEAGSGRLLGTVDAAAAHATVHEGAVHLHQGRTYLVKELHLDDSVALVEEANPPYSTVARDTTAISVLETDVEVPWGDGRLCYGSVEVTNQVVSFLRRRVITGEVLGETKLDLPPRTLRTRAVWWTVTEDQLDAARVNPEILGGALHAAEHASIGMLPLFATCDRWDIGGVSVPLHPDTLLPTVFVYDGHPGGAGFAERAFHTAREWLTATHQAIVSCECDAGCPSCIQSPKCGNGNEPLHKRGAVRLLTVLLKGAPEKPGGEG is encoded by the coding sequence ATGGCATTCAATCACTTACCGGCAGGCGTGCACGACGCCTTGGGTCCATTGTCCGTCACGCCAGTGACACACTCGATGCCGATGGCCAAGAATCACCGATCCGATCGAACCTCGACGGACACCGCATCCCGCCCCTCGCCGGGCGAGATCCTGGACCGGCTCGCCTCGGGGCCGAGCCGGGCTTCGCGCATCACTCATACGGAGCACTTGCCCCCACGTGAGGGTCGTCATGCCGTGTGGCCCGACCGGATCCGCGCGGAGGTCATCGCCGCGGTGCAGTCCGCGGGAATCGAACACCCCTGGGCCCACCAGGCACTCGCCGCCGAGCACGCCCTCGACGGCGACTCGGTGATCGTCTCCACGGGCACCGCCTCCGGGAAGTCCCTGGCGTATCTCGTCCCCGTCCTGTCGACGCTCCTCGACGGCTCCGAGGCTCCGAACGGCCGTGGCACGACCGCTCTGTACCTCGCCCCGACAAAAGCGCTGGCAGCGGACCAGCGCAGGTCCGTGAAGGAACTTTCACAACCTCTGGGCAATGCTGTACGTTCCGCGGTCTACGACGGGGACACGCCCGTCGAGGAGCGCGAATGGGTACGCCAGTACGCCAACTACGTCCTCACCAACCCCGATATGCTGCACCGCGGGATACTTCCGTCACATCCCCGCTGGTCCTCCTTCCTGCGCGCCCTGCGCTACGTCGTCATCGACGAATGTCACACCTACCGGGGCGTCTTCGGGTCCCATGTCGCCCAAGTGCTGCGCCGGCTGCGCCGCCTGTGCGCCCGCTACGGCTCCTCTCCCGTCTTCCTGATGGCCTCGGCCACCGCCGCCGAACCCTCGGTCGCCGCCTCCCGCCTCACCGGCCTGAAGGTGCTGGAGGTCGCCGACGACGCCTCACCCCGCGGTGAACTGGTGTTCGCCCTCTGGGAACCGCCCCTCACCGAACTCCACGGCGAGAAGGGCGCTCCCGTCCGCCGTACCGCCACCGCCGAGACCGCCGACCTCCTCACCGACCTGACCGTGCAGGGTGTCCGCTCGGTCGCCTTCGTACGGTCCCGCCGCGGCGCGGAGCTGATCTCGGTGATCGCCCAGGAACGTCTCGCCGAGGTCGACCGCTCGCTTGCCCGCCGCGTGGCGGCCTACCGGGGCGGCTACCTCCCCGAGGAACGCCGCGCCCTGGAACAGGCCCTCCACTCCGGCGAACTGCTCGGCCTCGCCGCCACCACCGCCCTCGAACTCGGCATCGACGTCTCCGGCCTGGACGCCGTCGTCATCGCCGGCTACCCGGGCACCCGGGCCTCCCTGTGGCAGCAGGCGGGCCGCGCCGGCCGTTCCGGGCAGGGTGCGCTGGCGATCCTGGTCGCCCGCGACGACCCGCTGGACACGTTCCTCGTCCACCACCCCGAGGCCCTGTTCGACCAGCCGGTGGAGTCCACCGTCCTCGATCCCGACAACCCGTACGTCCTCGCCCCGCACTTGTGCGCCGCGGCCGCCGAACTACCGTTGACCGACGACGACTTGCCCCTCTTCGGCCCCGCCACCGCCGAGCTGCTCCCACAGTTGGAGGCCGCGAAGCTGCTGCGCCGCCGCACGAAGGCATGGCACTGGACACGCCGGGAACGGGCCGCCGATCTGGCCGACATCCGCGGCGGGGGCGGCAGTCCGGTACAGATCGTGGAGGCCGGTTCCGGGCGCCTGCTGGGCACGGTCGACGCGGCGGCCGCGCACGCCACCGTCCACGAGGGCGCCGTCCACCTTCACCAAGGTCGTACGTACCTGGTGAAGGAGCTGCACCTGGACGACTCCGTCGCCCTGGTCGAGGAGGCCAACCCTCCGTATTCGACGGTCGCCCGCGACACCACCGCCATCTCCGTCCTGGAGACGGATGTCGAAGTCCCCTGGGGCGACGGCCGGTTGTGCTACGGCTCCGTCGAAGTCACCAACCAGGTCGTCTCCTTCCTGCGTCGTCGTGTCATCACCGGCGAGGTGCTCGGTGAGACCAAACTCGACCTCCCGCCCCGCACCCTCCGCACCCGTGCCGTGTGGTGGACGGTCACCGAGGACCAACTCGACGCCGCCCGTGTGAACCCCGAGATCCTCGGCGGCGCCCTGCACGCCGCCGAACACGCGTCGATCGGCATGCTGCCGCTCTTCGCCACCTGCGACCGCTGGGACATCGGCGGCGTCTCCGTCCCGCTGCACCCGGACACCCTGCTGCCCACCGTCTTCGTGTACGACGGCCACCCGGGCGGCGCGGGTTTCGCGGAACGCGCCTTCCACACGGCCCGCGAGTGGCTCACCGCCACCCACCAGGCCATCGTCTCCTGCGAGTGCGACGCCGGCTGCCCGTCCTGCATCCAGTCCCCCAAGTGCGGCAACGGCAACGAGCCGTTGCACAAACGGGGAGCCGTGCGGTTGCTGACGGTGCTGCTGAAGGGGGCACCGGAGAAGCCGGGCGGAGAGGGCTGA
- a CDS encoding TadE family type IV pilus minor pilin, which produces MSRDRGFVTAEAAVVLPVLVAFTMALVWALMAAAALIQCVDAARAGARAAARQDPPGTVMAAARDTAPSGARVTVRREGDLVHVRVEAKAPGPDALALDLTHEAVALAEETVGVGG; this is translated from the coding sequence GTGTCCAGGGACCGGGGTTTCGTGACGGCGGAGGCGGCCGTGGTGCTGCCCGTGCTGGTCGCGTTCACGATGGCGCTGGTCTGGGCGCTGATGGCGGCGGCCGCGCTGATCCAGTGTGTGGACGCTGCCCGGGCGGGGGCCCGCGCGGCGGCCCGGCAGGACCCGCCGGGCACGGTGATGGCTGCGGCCCGTGACACGGCGCCGAGCGGTGCGCGGGTCACCGTCCGCAGAGAGGGCGACCTGGTGCACGTACGGGTCGAGGCGAAGGCGCCGGGGCCCGACGCGCTGGCCCTCGACCTGACGCACGAGGCCGTGGCCCTCGCCGAGGAGACGGTGGGGGTGGGCGGATGA
- a CDS encoding type II secretion system F family protein: protein MSTEVVHRLGVALCVVVAVWALTRALGAARRERRTRRRLKAVVAVGAGPTMGAGQAVGTGSVMESASGGWRLEIRGELRRWLPVLAALSVCWAVVGGATGVVVGLVAGFGMWRWQRRPAPVEEFDVGLATRQLPLAADLLAACIAAGASPAVAAQAVGEALDGPVGQRLARGAAEVRLGGEPAEAWRGLAALPGARALARLLERAGESGVPAAGPVARLAADARAEWGRTATARARRAGVLVTAPVGLCFLPAFIAIGVLPVVIGLAGGVLGGGGG from the coding sequence ATGAGCACGGAAGTTGTCCACAGGCTGGGGGTCGCGCTGTGCGTCGTGGTGGCGGTGTGGGCGCTCACCCGGGCTCTGGGTGCGGCGCGGCGGGAGCGTAGGACACGAAGGCGGTTGAAGGCCGTGGTGGCTGTGGGCGCGGGTCCGACCATGGGCGCGGGTCAGGCCGTGGGCACGGGGTCGGTGATGGAGTCGGCTTCCGGTGGGTGGCGCCTGGAGATTCGCGGTGAGTTGAGGCGGTGGCTTCCGGTCTTAGCTGCCCTGAGCGTCTGTTGGGCCGTCGTCGGAGGTGCGACCGGCGTCGTGGTCGGGCTTGTGGCCGGCTTCGGGATGTGGCGGTGGCAGCGGAGACCGGCACCGGTGGAGGAGTTCGACGTGGGGCTGGCCACGCGGCAACTGCCCCTCGCCGCCGATCTGCTGGCCGCCTGTATCGCGGCGGGTGCCAGTCCCGCGGTGGCTGCCCAGGCGGTGGGGGAGGCGCTTGACGGGCCCGTGGGGCAGCGGCTGGCGCGTGGTGCGGCCGAGGTACGGCTCGGGGGTGAACCGGCCGAGGCGTGGCGGGGGTTGGCCGCCTTGCCAGGGGCTCGGGCGCTGGCCCGGTTGCTGGAGCGGGCGGGCGAATCCGGCGTACCGGCGGCCGGTCCCGTCGCCCGCCTCGCCGCGGACGCCCGCGCGGAGTGGGGGCGCACCGCCACGGCCCGTGCTCGGCGGGCGGGAGTCCTGGTCACCGCACCGGTGGGGCTGTGCTTCCTGCCGGCCTTCATCGCCATCGGCGTGCTGCCCGTGGTGATCGGCCTCGCGGGCGGGGTGCTGGGCGGAGGTGGTGGGTGA
- a CDS encoding DUF4244 domain-containing protein has product MSKAMRRVRVRVLGPVRAWVLAGRDRKVRRDTGMVTSEYAMGLITAVGFAVVLYEVLTSGQVRGALQDIVGRALNGQF; this is encoded by the coding sequence ATGAGCAAGGCAATGCGGCGAGTACGAGTACGAGTGCTGGGGCCGGTGCGGGCGTGGGTCCTGGCGGGCCGGGACCGGAAGGTGCGGAGGGATACCGGAATGGTCACCTCCGAGTACGCGATGGGGTTGATCACGGCGGTGGGCTTCGCCGTGGTGCTCTATGAGGTGCTGACCAGTGGGCAGGTGCGGGGCGCTCTGCAGGACATCGTGGGGCGGGCGCTCAATGGGCAGTTCTGA
- a CDS encoding ATP-binding protein: MATVELRFSALPEHVRTARLVAAAVARRAGVDEAVLDEVRLAVGEACTRAVGLHQSGGISAPVRVSLIEEEKQFSIEVGDEAPHTVPGDKTPGAHGGANGVDVETEEDEMGLAVISGLVDDVEVTAGENGGLIRMSWPTTPPAALVP, encoded by the coding sequence ATGGCCACCGTTGAACTCCGCTTCAGCGCGCTGCCCGAGCACGTCAGGACCGCCCGACTGGTGGCGGCAGCGGTGGCGCGCAGGGCCGGAGTGGACGAGGCCGTTCTCGATGAGGTCAGGCTCGCCGTCGGCGAGGCCTGCACCCGGGCCGTCGGCCTGCACCAGAGTGGCGGAATCTCGGCGCCGGTGCGGGTGTCGCTGATCGAGGAGGAGAAGCAGTTCTCCATCGAGGTCGGCGACGAGGCCCCGCACACGGTTCCCGGCGACAAGACGCCGGGCGCCCATGGTGGAGCCAACGGCGTGGACGTCGAGACCGAAGAGGACGAGATGGGCCTCGCGGTCATCAGCGGCCTCGTCGACGACGTCGAAGTGACCGCCGGTGAGAACGGCGGCCTGATCAGGATGAGCTGGCCCACCACGCCGCCGGCTGCGCTCGTTCCCTGA
- a CDS encoding Rv3654c family TadE-like protein, which yields MRRTGLGSRTRAATRVSTRVSTRPRGLSRWRAGAFARAPAKAFASDRGSATVWTVGAIAVLCVVFGAVLAMGQAVVVRHRAGGAADLAALAAADRWMEGGTVACAQADRVAQAQGTRVVRCAVQGEVSDVTVAAGRGPLTAEVRARAGPSGPVGPVGPVVPAGPPGSPGSAGSGGSAGSAGSVGSARPRVPAASAGAPGRAVEEVRP from the coding sequence ATGAGGAGGACGGGCCTCGGGTCGCGTACGAGGGCCGCTACGAGAGTGAGCACGAGGGTGAGTACGAGACCGCGTGGGCTGTCGCGGTGGCGTGCAGGGGCCTTCGCGAGGGCCCCCGCGAAGGCCTTCGCGTCGGACCGAGGGTCGGCGACCGTCTGGACCGTGGGTGCGATCGCCGTGCTGTGCGTCGTGTTCGGTGCCGTCCTTGCCATGGGCCAGGCGGTGGTGGTCCGTCACCGCGCGGGCGGAGCGGCCGACTTGGCGGCTCTCGCGGCGGCCGACCGCTGGATGGAAGGCGGGACGGTAGCCTGCGCCCAGGCGGACCGGGTGGCACAGGCCCAGGGCACCCGGGTCGTGCGGTGCGCCGTCCAGGGCGAGGTCTCGGACGTCACGGTCGCGGCGGGACGGGGACCTTTGACGGCGGAGGTGCGGGCCAGGGCGGGCCCGTCGGGGCCGGTAGGGCCCGTAGGGCCTGTGGTTCCGGCCGGTCCTCCCGGATCGCCGGGGTCGGCAGGGTCTGGGGGATCGGCAGGGTCGGCGGGATCCGTGGGGTCGGCCCGTCCCCGCGTACCTGCCGCGTCGGCCGGAGCGCCCGGCCGAGCTGTCGAGGAGGTAAGACCGTAA
- a CDS encoding type II secretion system F family protein → MACAGAAAWLMGGQGPGVRRARLVCAGGGAVGVGPPAGERAARAGERLRRWHRMRGEWWVLVAGAVVGLLGASVVPLVAGALGVPLVRRARRAGAERRARERRADAVIALCGALAGEVRAGRQPGEALLGASRDSGGLGRAQAVVLAAARFGGDVPGALTDAARRPGAEGLLGLAACWRVAVDRGAGLAAGLDRLEGALRAERDQRADLRAQLAGARSTAVLLAGLPVLGLLLGTALGADPLHVVLHTGAGLGCLLVGGVLEGVGLWWVLRIVRGAEAG, encoded by the coding sequence CCTGGCTGATGGGCGGGCAGGGGCCGGGGGTGCGGCGGGCGCGGTTGGTGTGTGCGGGCGGCGGGGCGGTGGGGGTCGGGCCGCCGGCGGGGGAACGGGCCGCACGGGCCGGAGAGCGACTGCGGCGATGGCACCGGATGCGGGGCGAATGGTGGGTCCTCGTCGCCGGGGCGGTGGTCGGCCTGCTCGGGGCGTCCGTGGTGCCGCTCGTCGCGGGGGCACTCGGGGTGCCGCTGGTCCGCCGGGCCAGGCGTGCCGGGGCGGAACGGCGGGCGCGGGAGCGACGGGCCGACGCGGTGATCGCGCTGTGCGGGGCGCTCGCGGGGGAGGTGCGCGCCGGGCGCCAGCCGGGCGAGGCCCTGCTCGGCGCATCCCGTGACTCGGGCGGGCTGGGCCGAGCGCAGGCGGTGGTGCTGGCGGCGGCCCGGTTCGGCGGGGACGTGCCCGGCGCGCTCACCGACGCGGCACGACGACCGGGAGCCGAAGGACTGCTGGGTCTCGCCGCGTGCTGGCGCGTCGCCGTGGACCGGGGCGCCGGACTCGCGGCCGGGCTCGACCGGCTGGAGGGCGCGTTGCGTGCGGAGCGGGATCAACGGGCCGACCTGCGGGCCCAGTTGGCCGGGGCACGGTCGACGGCGGTGCTGCTGGCGGGACTGCCGGTGCTCGGACTGCTCCTCGGCACCGCGCTCGGCGCCGATCCGCTGCATGTCGTGCTGCACACCGGCGCGGGGCTGGGCTGTCTGCTCGTCGGCGGGGTCCTGGAGGGCGTCGGGCTGTGGTGGGTGCTGCGGATCGTACGGGGAGCGGAGGCGGGATGA